A stretch of DNA from Thermogemmatispora onikobensis:
ACCGCAATATGTCCAGGCCGGCTCATTGACGCTGCGATAGCCTTTCAGGCCGGGCCAGAGAAGACTGCTGGGGGAGCCAGCGATGACAGCCTTCACCGCTGGAAAAGTAGATGCCAGGAGCAGGGCCAGCTCAGCCCCCCGGGAGAGGCCGCAGATTGCCAGGCGCGTACTGTCAATAGCCGGTTGATTTCCGAGCCAGCTGAAGGCCTGTTCAAAATATTCAAGAGGGATGGTAAGAAGATGAGGCGGACAATTTTCGACGCCGAAATAGGCCAGAGCAAAGGCTGCGAAGCCGTGAGAGGCCAGGAGCGCGGCGCTATGGGCATGGAAGCCGCCATCTGAGCCATTGAGCAGAATCACACAAGGGTGAGGTCCTGGCCCTGACGGAAGAAAGAGCGTTCCCACCATGTCCGGTCCCTCAAGGTTGATCCGCTGCACTCCTGGTGCTGCAAAGAGACGCTGGATGCGGGCCGAGGCGACCACCTGATCGTCGCATGTTGCATTGAGCGTAATGGTGAGGGGCGTAGCTGTGGTCTTCACAAAAAGGTGACTCTCGGCGGGATCTTGCAGTGTCATAGACCACAACAGGCCCAGTGCATCCACTCCCTCGTAGCTGCCTGCCAGCGGCGCCTGCTGGTTGACATCGACCGTTCCCTCCTCGTCAGCGACAAAGGTGGCCCATGATGCCCAGGAGCAGCGCCAGCCGTCGAGAGTGGAAGCGTGGAGCGTGACCTGCTGGCCTGGCTCCAGACCCTGTAGCTGGATAGAGAGTGGTGCGTCGGCAAGGCTCTCCTGCGGTTCAACCACCAGGCGAATGGGGGAAGGCACATCTTCCGTGACCATAGTGAGGCCCTCCTTTCAAGAACCGAGTTGTCAATAGTATAGGCCAGCACAGCTCAGTTGCCAAGTCTATTCAAGAAGCGCTGAGTGAAGGTTGTGATAAAGGCGATTTCCACGAGCAAGCCGATGACAGCCTCACAAGAAGCGAGCAGGGGTAAGGGACTATCCAGCGGGATGCCCCCGGGGATGAAGCCGCGCCCGTGAAAAGCTGACAGGCTCAACACCAGCGCTGCCCGCGGACTCAGGTGGGGTGTAGTCATCTTCTAGGCGATGGCCGGGGTCCTCCTCAAGGATTCGCTGCTCGCTCTTGGCCTGCTGG
This window harbors:
- a CDS encoding acyl-CoA thioesterase/bile acid-CoA:amino acid N-acyltransferase family protein — protein: MVTEDVPSPIRLVVEPQESLADAPLSIQLQGLEPGQQVTLHASTLDGWRCSWASWATFVADEEGTVDVNQQAPLAGSYEGVDALGLLWSMTLQDPAESHLFVKTTATPLTITLNATCDDQVVASARIQRLFAAPGVQRINLEGPDMVGTLFLPSGPGPHPCVILLNGSDGGFHAHSAALLASHGFAAFALAYFGVENCPPHLLTIPLEYFEQAFSWLGNQPAIDSTRLAICGLSRGAELALLLASTFPAVKAVIAGSPSSLLWPGLKGYRSVNEPAWTYCGEALPYLAASSSGKFAAFLSVVSFLWGMLRRKPFRLTRIFLKQLQQADPEAIARASIAVERIAGPILLVAGSDDQVWPSCQFAERIRARLEKHGFSHSCTYLRYEGAGHFICCPYGVPSLPPWVSRGSAADRGPIVAFGGTALLNAHASQDCWYKLLSFLQEALERESQQA